Proteins from a single region of Strix uralensis isolate ZFMK-TIS-50842 chromosome 12, bStrUra1, whole genome shotgun sequence:
- the LOC141949014 gene encoding arylamine N-acetyltransferase, pineal gland isozyme NAT-3-like isoform X1: MCHYGRCIKEVGSLLLLAAGSSFFQDRWWGAGWLLVGRCMDIKEYFTRISYQGSYDKPDLATLTDVFQHHIRAVPFENLSIHCGESIELDLEATYNKIVRKKRGGWCMENNHLLSWVLKTLGYDVTLLGSKVYDLEYKAYADEINHLLLKVVLDGKSYIVDGGFGRDRQMWQPMELISGRDQPQTPGVFRFLEESGVWYLEKVKRKQWVPNQSVSTFHNVEKEVCRQVYLFTLQPRDIEEFRASNTHLQTAPDSLFVTKSICSLQTNDGVRALVGWKLSEMKYNYKDNMDLVEIRILADEEMEKTLREKFSITLDKKFVPINKSRLSPF; encoded by the exons atgtgtcATTATGGCCGGTGtataaaggaggtgggttctcTGTTGCTTCTGGCAGCAGGATCTTCCTTCTTTCAGGATCGCTGGTGGGGAGCAGGCTGGCTATTAGTTGGCAGGTG CATGGACATCAAGGAATATTTCACCAGAATTTCTTACCAGGGCTCCTACGATAAGCCGGATCTGGCTACCTTGACAGATGTATTCCAGCACCACATCCGAGCAGTCCCTTTTGAAAACCTCAGCATCCACTGTGGGGAAAGCATTGAGCTGGACCTAGAAGCGACTTACAACAAGATAGTGAGGAAGAAACGTGGGGGCTGGTGCATGGAAAACAACCACCTTTTATCGTGGGTCCTGAAAACCCTCGGTTACGATGTCACCCTTCTGGGATCAAAAGTTTATGACCTGGAGTACAAGGCGTATGCAGATGAAATCAATCATCTGCTGCTAAAAGTGGTGCTTGATGGCAAATCCTACATCGTGGATGGTGGGTTTGGCAGAGACCGCCAGATGTGGCAGCCAATGGAGCTGATTTCAGGGAGAGACCAGCCGCAGACTCCTGGGGTCTTTCGCTTCCTGGAGGAGAGCGGGGTCTGGTACCTCGAGAAGGTGAAAAGGAAGCAGTGGGTTCCCAACCAAAGTGTCTCCACTTTCCATAACGTGGAGAAAGAAGTTTGCCGTCAGGTTTATCTCTTTACCCTTCAGCCACGAGACATCGAAGAGTTCAGAGCCAGCAACACCCACCTGCAGACAGCGCCAGACTCGCTGTTTGTGACAAAGTCTATCTGCAGCCTGCAGACCAACGACGGCGTCCGGGCTCTGGTGGGCTGGAAACTCTCCGAGATGAAGTACAATTATAAGGATAATATGGATCTGGTGGAAATCAGAATCCTTGCAGAcgaagaaatggagaaaacactGAGA
- the LOC141949014 gene encoding arylamine N-acetyltransferase, pineal gland isozyme NAT-3-like isoform X2 yields the protein MDIKEYFTRISYQGSYDKPDLATLTDVFQHHIRAVPFENLSIHCGESIELDLEATYNKIVRKKRGGWCMENNHLLSWVLKTLGYDVTLLGSKVYDLEYKAYADEINHLLLKVVLDGKSYIVDGGFGRDRQMWQPMELISGRDQPQTPGVFRFLEESGVWYLEKVKRKQWVPNQSVSTFHNVEKEVCRQVYLFTLQPRDIEEFRASNTHLQTAPDSLFVTKSICSLQTNDGVRALVGWKLSEMKYNYKDNMDLVEIRILADEEMEKTLREKFSITLDKKFVPINKSRLSPF from the coding sequence ATGGACATCAAGGAATATTTCACCAGAATTTCTTACCAGGGCTCCTACGATAAGCCGGATCTGGCTACCTTGACAGATGTATTCCAGCACCACATCCGAGCAGTCCCTTTTGAAAACCTCAGCATCCACTGTGGGGAAAGCATTGAGCTGGACCTAGAAGCGACTTACAACAAGATAGTGAGGAAGAAACGTGGGGGCTGGTGCATGGAAAACAACCACCTTTTATCGTGGGTCCTGAAAACCCTCGGTTACGATGTCACCCTTCTGGGATCAAAAGTTTATGACCTGGAGTACAAGGCGTATGCAGATGAAATCAATCATCTGCTGCTAAAAGTGGTGCTTGATGGCAAATCCTACATCGTGGATGGTGGGTTTGGCAGAGACCGCCAGATGTGGCAGCCAATGGAGCTGATTTCAGGGAGAGACCAGCCGCAGACTCCTGGGGTCTTTCGCTTCCTGGAGGAGAGCGGGGTCTGGTACCTCGAGAAGGTGAAAAGGAAGCAGTGGGTTCCCAACCAAAGTGTCTCCACTTTCCATAACGTGGAGAAAGAAGTTTGCCGTCAGGTTTATCTCTTTACCCTTCAGCCACGAGACATCGAAGAGTTCAGAGCCAGCAACACCCACCTGCAGACAGCGCCAGACTCGCTGTTTGTGACAAAGTCTATCTGCAGCCTGCAGACCAACGACGGCGTCCGGGCTCTGGTGGGCTGGAAACTCTCCGAGATGAAGTACAATTATAAGGATAATATGGATCTGGTGGAAATCAGAATCCTTGCAGAcgaagaaatggagaaaacactGAGA